One part of the Acetoanaerobium sticklandii genome encodes these proteins:
- the relB gene encoding type II toxin-antitoxin system RelB family antitoxin: MLSIRCSSEDENLIKKYAAMKKQSVSEFLRQAALEKIEDEYDLKLVKDYLDKKEKMSFYSADEVEKELGI; encoded by the coding sequence ATGCTTTCAATAAGATGTAGTTCAGAAGATGAGAATTTAATAAAAAAATATGCAGCCATGAAAAAGCAAAGTGTATCAGAGTTTTTGAGACAAGCAGCACTAGAAAAAATAGAAGATGAATATGATTTAAAGCTAGTAAAGGACTATTTGGATAAAAAAGAAAAAATGAGTTTTTATTCTGCTGATGAAGTAGAAAAGGAACTTGGTATATGA
- a CDS encoding homoserine O-acetyltransferase/O-succinyltransferase family protein, whose protein sequence is MPIINSTNTDLLKEFYDKDIFQIPELRATTQDIRPLKIGIVNLMPNKKETEIHLMKALSNTPLQIELDLIRTKSRKSKYTDMEYLTKNYKTLNEIKNNKYDGLIITGAPVEHLEFEEIDYWDELKELFEFARTHVYSSLFICWASQAALYYYYGVQKRNLGSKLSGVFEYELAEDSKLTRGLDDNFFYPQSRNTENEEAELRKVPDLKILARSDEAGVCISSSVDERFVFISGHGEYDTDTLYNEYIRDLSKGINPSIPRNYFKNDDPSNRILVRWKSSASLIFSNWINYFVYQQTPYQIEKIEQKVVAKFGGSSLSDSAQFAKTKDIILSDKNRTHIVVSAPGKRHDEDIKVTDLLESCYELKIKQLEIEKQRKKALGQVYERFKEISENLKLPSHVFSLISKTVEDIEDSIHRDFIISRGEYLNAQVLAAHLGYRFIDASELIFFDETGLVDEAKTYLEIQKKLNKEEFVVIPGFYGKDFNGNIKTFERGGSDITGSIIARGMSADLYENWTDVDGVMTDDPRINENAVTISEMSYEQLLEMSRNGAKVYHPDAVNPVATASIPLRICNTNKPSNLGTLIQKTKHNN, encoded by the coding sequence TTGCCTATAATAAATTCTACTAATACGGACCTACTAAAGGAGTTTTACGACAAGGATATTTTTCAGATTCCAGAGCTAAGAGCAACGACTCAGGATATAAGACCTCTGAAAATAGGTATAGTCAATTTAATGCCTAACAAAAAAGAAACAGAAATCCATCTGATGAAGGCGCTTTCTAATACGCCTCTTCAGATAGAGCTTGATTTAATAAGAACAAAAAGCAGAAAAAGTAAATACACCGATATGGAGTACCTTACTAAAAACTATAAAACCTTAAACGAAATTAAAAATAATAAATACGATGGACTTATCATAACAGGAGCTCCAGTTGAGCATTTGGAGTTTGAAGAGATTGATTACTGGGATGAATTAAAGGAGCTATTCGAGTTTGCCCGTACACATGTTTACTCGAGCTTATTCATATGCTGGGCATCTCAGGCGGCTTTATATTATTACTACGGTGTACAAAAAAGGAATCTAGGTTCAAAGCTAAGCGGAGTATTTGAATATGAACTAGCTGAGGATTCAAAGCTAACTAGAGGTCTAGATGATAATTTTTTCTATCCTCAGTCGAGAAATACTGAAAACGAAGAAGCTGAGCTTAGAAAGGTTCCAGATTTAAAAATCCTAGCACGTTCAGATGAGGCTGGTGTATGCATATCTTCTAGTGTAGATGAAAGATTTGTTTTTATATCAGGACATGGAGAATATGATACCGATACACTTTACAACGAGTATATAAGAGACTTAAGTAAAGGGATAAATCCAAGTATACCTAGAAATTATTTTAAAAATGACGACCCTTCAAATCGCATTCTTGTAAGATGGAAATCAAGTGCTAGCTTAATTTTTTCAAACTGGATTAATTATTTTGTCTATCAGCAGACACCATATCAGATAGAAAAAATAGAGCAAAAGGTGGTTGCAAAATTCGGTGGAAGCTCACTATCTGATTCGGCTCAGTTTGCAAAGACGAAGGACATCATACTGTCAGACAAAAATAGAACTCACATAGTAGTGTCAGCTCCAGGTAAAAGACATGATGAGGATATCAAGGTCACTGATTTGCTTGAAAGCTGTTATGAGTTAAAAATAAAGCAGCTAGAAATAGAAAAACAAAGAAAAAAAGCTTTAGGACAGGTCTATGAAAGATTCAAGGAGATATCAGAAAATCTTAAGCTTCCAAGTCATGTATTTAGCCTTATTAGCAAAACTGTAGAAGATATTGAGGATTCTATTCATAGGGATTTTATTATAAGCAGAGGAGAGTATCTAAATGCTCAGGTACTAGCAGCTCACCTAGGGTATAGATTTATAGATGCATCTGAGCTTATTTTCTTTGATGAAACTGGTTTAGTAGATGAAGCAAAGACCTATTTAGAAATTCAAAAAAAGCTTAATAAAGAAGAATTTGTAGTAATTCCAGGTTTTTATGGAAAGGATTTTAATGGAAATATTAAAACCTTTGAAAGAGGAGGCTCTGATATTACAGGCTCTATCATTGCAAGAGGAATGTCTGCTGATTTATATGAAAACTGGACTGATGTAGATGGAGTTATGACTGATGATCCAAGAATAAACGAAAATGCAGTTACTATCTCAGAGATGAGCTATGAACAGCTTCTTGAAATGAGTAGAAACGGGGCAAAGGTATATCACCCAGATGCAGTAAATCCAGTAGCTACTGCCTCTATACCACTTAGGATATGCAATACAAATAAGCCAAGTAATCTAGGAACCTTGATTCAAAAAACTAAACACAATAACTAA
- a CDS encoding DUF523 domain-containing protein — protein MNILVSACLLGENCKYNGGNNLSEAVVNYVKGHEAIDICPEMLSGLGCPRPPVELVNGIIMTKDGINLDDKFHEGVRLAMEMIEAKEVDLAILQSRSPTCGVKQIYDGSFSGNLIKGQGIFAKALIAQGIKTIDSEDIS, from the coding sequence ATGAACATATTAGTAAGTGCCTGTCTTCTTGGTGAAAACTGTAAATACAATGGAGGAAATAATTTAAGTGAAGCAGTGGTAAATTATGTAAAGGGACATGAAGCAATTGATATATGTCCTGAAATGCTGTCTGGACTTGGATGTCCTAGACCACCTGTAGAGCTAGTAAATGGAATAATTATGACTAAAGATGGCATTAATCTAGATGATAAATTTCATGAAGGTGTGAGATTAGCGATGGAAATGATAGAAGCAAAGGAAGTGGATTTAGCTATATTACAATCTAGAAGTCCTACCTGCGGAGTAAAGCAAATCTATGATGGAAGCTTTAGTGGAAATTTGATTAAAGGACAGGGAATATTTGCAAAAGCACTTATAGCTCAAGGTATTAAAACCATAGATTCAGAAGATATAAGCTAA
- a CDS encoding type II toxin-antitoxin system RelE family toxin → MSYKLIYSEDSLKQLKKLDKSVQKLIVRYLRNLETLEEPRAKGKALSANLKGFWRYRIADYRVICEIDDDKIIIIVIDIGHRKNIYD, encoded by the coding sequence ATGAGTTATAAATTAATTTATTCAGAAGATAGCTTAAAGCAGTTAAAAAAATTAGATAAGTCTGTTCAAAAACTAATTGTACGATATCTTAGAAATCTTGAAACTTTAGAAGAACCTAGAGCAAAAGGAAAGGCTCTGTCTGCTAATTTAAAAGGATTTTGGAGATATCGTATTGCAGATTATAGAGTAATATGTGAAATTGATGATGACAAGATAATTATTATAGTAATAGATATAGGGCACAGAAAAAATATTTATGACTAG
- a CDS encoding SPFH domain-containing protein: protein MQEKILNQKKNGMLALILIILSYLLAIGGLVIFASSSTVLLMVVCILWLSIGWISLLGLKILKPQEALVLTLFGKYIGTLKEEGFYYVNPFCSSVNPASKTKLKQSGDVDATNNTGITIGSIGGHANVEANNKRISLKIMTLSNNKQKINDCLGNPIEIGIAVTWKVVDTAKAVFAVDNFKEYLSLQCDSALRNIVRTYPYDVANNIDTTGDGVADDGSLRGSSELVALKIKEEIQSKVAEAGLDILEARITYLAYAPEIAAVMLQRQQASAIIDARKMIVDGAVGMVEMALDKLNENKVVELDEERKAAMVSNLLVVLCGNHDAQPIVNSGSLY from the coding sequence ATGCAAGAGAAAATTTTGAATCAAAAGAAAAATGGTATGCTTGCTTTAATATTAATTATTCTATCTTACCTATTAGCTATCGGGGGATTGGTAATATTTGCAAGTAGTAGCACAGTACTACTGATGGTAGTGTGTATTTTGTGGCTAAGTATAGGCTGGATATCTTTACTTGGATTAAAAATATTGAAACCTCAAGAAGCTTTAGTTCTTACACTTTTTGGTAAGTATATAGGAACATTAAAAGAGGAAGGCTTTTACTACGTAAATCCATTTTGCTCTAGTGTGAATCCAGCTTCTAAGACAAAGCTTAAACAAAGTGGAGATGTTGATGCAACAAATAACACAGGGATAACCATCGGAAGCATCGGGGGACATGCAAACGTAGAGGCTAACAATAAAAGGATATCACTTAAAATCATGACACTTAGCAATAACAAGCAGAAAATAAATGACTGCTTGGGGAATCCTATTGAAATAGGAATAGCTGTGACATGGAAGGTAGTAGATACTGCAAAAGCTGTATTTGCAGTAGATAACTTCAAAGAATATCTTTCTCTTCAATGCGACTCAGCACTTAGAAATATAGTTCGTACCTATCCATATGATGTAGCCAATAATATAGACACAACAGGAGATGGAGTAGCTGATGACGGGAGCCTTAGAGGTTCAAGCGAACTAGTAGCTTTAAAAATAAAAGAAGAAATTCAATCAAAAGTAGCAGAAGCAGGACTAGATATATTAGAAGCTCGTATCACTTACCTAGCATATGCACCTGAAATCGCAGCAGTAATGCTACAAAGGCAACAAGCTTCAGCTATCATAGATGCTAGAAAAATGATAGTAGATGGGGCTGTAGGAATGGTAGAAATGGCATTAGATAAACTTAATGAAAACAAAGTAGTAGAGCTAGATGAAGAGCGAAAAGCAGCTATGGTCTCAAATCTACTTGTAGTATTATGCGGAAACCATGATGCACAACCTATTGTTAATTCAGGAAGTTTATATTAG
- a CDS encoding ClC family H(+)/Cl(-) exchange transporter, whose translation MKNNYTILVSHNNEKMFILFKSIVVGLAAGGVSVLYRITLTNAETISNFTYTFLNQNFMFLPITFLFLIGMGYFVGYLVDKNKMISGSGIPQLEGILKGYFKSRKSWMHTLISKFVGGAIAIVAGLSLGREGPSIQLGACIAEGVGNKIGKGRLEKRILMASGASAGLAAAFNAPMAGVIFALEEIFKYFSPIILLSTISAAVTADFISKKVFGMNPVFNFPVSQTVPLNGYLMLIFLGIVLGISGAIYNYTLFKTQKFYKKLTFLNIRTKIIIPFILAGFLGLVFPLATGGGHKIIEYLNLKNGISFLVLILIVKFIFSMLSFASGAPGGIFFPLLILGATIGSIFGHVMIGNGIFDESLFNNFIILAMAGYFTAIVRAPITGIVLIMEMTGSFNHLLSLTVVSITAYIVAELLNSPPVYDKLLDNLIVQEHPEDEKEHINKILVEIIVQHDSVFENSLVKDLHWPGKSLLVAIKRGEVELIPKGDTKIMVGDYLVVLTDINCESKIREKLEKLNLRP comes from the coding sequence TTGAAAAATAATTATACTATTTTGGTAAGTCATAATAATGAAAAAATGTTTATTTTATTTAAAAGTATAGTGGTTGGCTTAGCGGCAGGAGGAGTTTCAGTTCTTTACAGAATCACACTAACAAATGCAGAAACAATCTCTAATTTTACATATACTTTTTTGAATCAAAATTTCATGTTTCTCCCTATTACTTTTTTATTCTTAATTGGAATGGGATATTTTGTAGGGTATTTAGTTGATAAAAATAAAATGATTTCAGGAAGTGGAATACCTCAGTTAGAAGGAATTCTAAAAGGATATTTTAAATCACGTAAGTCTTGGATGCACACACTAATATCAAAGTTTGTAGGAGGTGCTATTGCTATAGTAGCAGGTTTATCTTTAGGTAGAGAAGGTCCTTCTATTCAGTTAGGAGCATGTATAGCTGAAGGGGTTGGAAATAAAATTGGAAAAGGTAGACTAGAAAAAAGAATACTTATGGCTAGTGGAGCGAGTGCGGGATTAGCAGCAGCATTTAATGCACCTATGGCAGGTGTGATTTTTGCCTTAGAAGAAATTTTTAAGTATTTTTCTCCAATCATTTTACTATCGACTATTTCTGCTGCAGTAACTGCAGACTTTATTTCGAAAAAAGTTTTTGGTATGAATCCAGTTTTTAATTTTCCAGTAAGCCAAACAGTACCACTTAATGGATACTTAATGCTTATATTTTTAGGAATTGTTTTGGGGATTTCTGGAGCTATCTATAATTATACTTTATTTAAAACTCAAAAATTTTATAAAAAATTAACTTTTCTTAATATAAGAACAAAAATAATAATTCCTTTTATTCTAGCAGGATTTCTAGGTTTAGTTTTTCCACTTGCAACAGGAGGAGGCCATAAGATTATAGAATATCTAAATCTTAAAAATGGTATTAGTTTTCTTGTTTTAATCTTAATAGTTAAATTTATTTTTTCGATGTTAAGTTTTGCATCAGGAGCTCCTGGTGGTATATTTTTTCCTTTACTTATTTTAGGTGCAACTATTGGAAGTATCTTTGGACATGTAATGATAGGAAATGGAATTTTTGATGAGAGTCTTTTTAATAATTTTATTATCCTTGCTATGGCTGGATATTTTACGGCTATTGTAAGAGCACCTATAACTGGTATAGTTTTAATAATGGAAATGACAGGTTCTTTCAACCATTTGCTTTCACTCACAGTTGTTTCAATTACAGCATACATAGTGGCAGAGCTTTTAAATAGTCCTCCAGTATATGATAAATTACTTGATAATTTAATAGTTCAAGAACATCCAGAAGATGAGAAAGAACATATTAATAAAATTCTTGTAGAAATAATAGTTCAGCATGACTCTGTTTTTGAAAATTCTTTGGTAAAAGATTTACATTGGCCAGGAAAATCTCTTCTCGTCGCTATAAAAAGAGGAGAAGTAGAACTTATTCCAAAAGGAGATACTAAAATTATGGTGGGAGATTATTTGGTTGTATTAACAGATATTAATTGTGAGTCTAAAATAAGAGAAAAATTAGAAAAATTGAATTTACGCCCTTAG
- a CDS encoding DUF3841 domain-containing protein yields MKIENNSVLLYSSQTNLVVDKLDKDGVCFNKKEFVVRKYEEVAPIFVAAYSWFVNEAQNYVKGPPEAEYPYWAFADINNVESHADSTILKLNVPLDEAIYFDMQDWYKILRLSYIGETAQDEAKFKKMLEAYGVKNESDVILTNFYPQLKREVQESWKRLFKHHENIKQGRNDEAINIQAALWQIKKEWIHTL; encoded by the coding sequence ATGAAAATCGAAAATAATTCTGTTTTACTTTATTCTTCGCAGACAAATCTAGTAGTAGACAAGCTAGATAAAGATGGAGTTTGCTTTAATAAAAAAGAATTTGTAGTAAGGAAATATGAAGAGGTTGCACCTATTTTTGTAGCGGCATACAGCTGGTTTGTGAATGAAGCTCAAAATTATGTGAAAGGTCCACCAGAAGCTGAGTATCCTTACTGGGCGTTTGCAGATATAAATAATGTAGAGAGCCATGCAGACAGCACTATATTAAAGCTCAATGTTCCTTTGGATGAAGCTATATATTTTGATATGCAGGATTGGTACAAGATACTTAGGCTTTCGTATATAGGGGAAACTGCTCAGGATGAAGCTAAGTTTAAAAAGATGCTAGAAGCCTATGGAGTAAAAAATGAAAGTGATGTTATTCTCACCAATTTTTATCCTCAGTTAAAAAGAGAAGTACAAGAAAGCTGGAAAAGATTGTTTAAGCATCATGAAAATATAAAGCAAGGAAGAAATGATGAGGCTATTAATATTCAAGCGGCTCTATGGCAGATAAAAAAGGAATGGATACATACTCTTTAG
- a CDS encoding O-acetylhomoserine aminocarboxypropyltransferase/cysteine synthase family protein, with amino-acid sequence MKNYSVETQCVQAGYEPKSGEPRVAPIVQSTTYKYDDADQVAALFDLSAVGHMYSRISNPTVEVLEKKLTVLEGGVGALGVASGQSANFFAIFTLCSAGDNFICLSNLYGGTHTLFTSTLKRMGIEATILPCTIEPKEIAKHVNSKTKLLFAETLGNPGVEVLDIEAFAKAAHDNKLAFVVDNTFATPYLCRPIEHGADIVTHSATKYLDGHATSLGGVIVDSGNFDWNNGNFDCLTQPDLAYHGLSYTETFGNQAFIVKARASLLRDLGSTMSPNNAFLINLGTETLALRMQRHSDNALEVAKFLQSLDEVAWVNYPKLEDSKDYKLAEKYLPKGASGVISFGVKGGVDKAKLFINSVKLASLVVHVGDLRTHVLHPASMTHRQLSEEQQIKAGIAPEMIRLSVGIENPKDICDDLYQALKAQA; translated from the coding sequence ATGAAGAATTACAGTGTAGAAACTCAGTGTGTACAGGCAGGCTATGAACCAAAAAGTGGAGAGCCAAGAGTAGCTCCTATAGTGCAGTCAACTACTTACAAGTACGATGATGCAGATCAGGTTGCAGCTTTATTTGATTTATCAGCAGTAGGTCATATGTATTCCAGAATCAGTAATCCAACTGTAGAGGTTTTGGAAAAAAAGCTGACTGTTTTAGAAGGCGGAGTAGGGGCTCTTGGGGTTGCTTCAGGGCAATCAGCAAATTTCTTTGCTATTTTTACTTTGTGTAGCGCAGGAGATAATTTTATCTGCCTTTCAAATCTATACGGTGGAACCCATACGTTGTTTACTTCTACTTTAAAGCGTATGGGAATTGAGGCAACTATACTTCCATGCACAATAGAGCCTAAAGAGATTGCAAAACATGTAAATTCTAAAACAAAGCTGCTATTTGCAGAAACGTTAGGAAATCCTGGTGTAGAGGTACTTGATATAGAGGCTTTTGCAAAAGCCGCACATGATAATAAATTGGCATTTGTTGTGGACAATACCTTTGCTACACCTTATTTATGCAGACCGATAGAGCATGGAGCTGATATAGTTACTCATTCCGCTACGAAGTATTTAGACGGTCATGCAACTAGTCTAGGTGGCGTGATAGTAGATAGTGGTAATTTTGATTGGAACAATGGGAACTTTGATTGCCTTACTCAGCCAGACCTAGCATATCATGGGCTTAGCTATACAGAGACTTTTGGAAACCAAGCCTTCATCGTAAAGGCAAGAGCATCGCTTCTTAGAGATTTAGGCTCTACGATGAGTCCCAATAATGCATTTTTAATTAATTTAGGAACAGAAACCTTGGCTCTTAGAATGCAAAGACACAGTGACAATGCTCTAGAGGTTGCGAAGTTTCTTCAAAGCCTAGATGAGGTTGCATGGGTGAACTATCCGAAGCTAGAAGATTCAAAAGACTACAAGCTTGCTGAAAAATATCTTCCTAAAGGCGCTTCTGGAGTTATATCATTTGGAGTGAAAGGCGGAGTAGATAAAGCCAAGCTATTTATTAATTCTGTCAAGCTAGCAAGTCTTGTAGTTCATGTAGGAGATTTAAGAACTCATGTGCTTCATCCAGCTAGCATGACTCATAGACAGCTAAGTGAAGAGCAGCAGATTAAAGCTGGGATTGCTCCTGAGATGATTAGGCTATCTGTAGGAATCGAAAATCCAAAGGATATCTGCGATGATTTATACCAAGCACTAAAAGCTCAGGCGTAA
- a CDS encoding methyl-accepting chemotaxis protein: protein MKSIGSKILMVALLNILLAGLLIGSVSIYTFSTNSKAQIAQKEKLLLEDYDLMIKSATESLITSLKPIENAIESGELDKETGTVLAADIVRNAKYGDGGYFWADTIDGTNVVLLGNKDVEGTSRLGLTDDNGVKIVEEFIRMAKADGQGFLNYDFPKSGETIPLPKRGYIQLEPYFNWIIGTGNYIDDINEVVKAEEVAAAAMLRRNIMIIISVTIAIAILAAIISAIISKSITKPIHRITELVNRIAMLDIKETSEFDDIVNYKDETGIIGKAVFDLRQNLRDIVNTLSEDSKVLSQTAAAMSDGANAGYSSVNGVNEAVTEFAKGAQSQANEAQISVEMLSKLAEQIKYADNNASELQAFTTNVTEKNQDGLKSVENLNVEFEKTLTITTSLGNNVNTLADKSTLIEDIVGVIQNIADQTNLLALNAAIEAARAGESGRGFAVVADEIRKLAEQTSKSTDQIKNIIDEIQGEISLIKNNMSETQTAVEGATGEMGRVLNSFDEIEESLSNTVKQLDELTINISSINDNKEGVLSAIEGISAITEENAASAEEIAATTETQLDLMENITKSSRHLSEVASKLDSIIKKFSL from the coding sequence GTGAAAAGCATAGGTTCAAAAATTTTAATGGTCGCACTACTAAATATTCTACTTGCGGGATTATTAATTGGTAGTGTCAGTATTTATACCTTTTCTACCAATAGCAAGGCTCAAATAGCTCAGAAAGAAAAATTACTTCTAGAGGATTATGATTTGATGATTAAATCCGCAACTGAGTCACTAATAACTTCGCTTAAACCTATTGAAAATGCAATCGAATCTGGAGAGCTAGATAAAGAAACTGGAACTGTGCTAGCTGCTGATATTGTTAGAAATGCAAAGTATGGAGATGGTGGATATTTCTGGGCTGACACTATTGACGGAACAAATGTTGTTCTTCTTGGAAACAAGGATGTTGAGGGAACTAGTAGACTTGGGCTTACTGATGACAATGGAGTTAAAATAGTCGAAGAATTTATAAGAATGGCAAAAGCCGATGGACAAGGATTTTTAAATTATGATTTTCCTAAATCTGGTGAAACTATCCCCCTTCCTAAGAGAGGGTATATTCAGTTAGAGCCATATTTCAACTGGATTATAGGAACAGGAAATTATATCGATGATATCAATGAGGTTGTCAAAGCAGAAGAAGTTGCTGCTGCAGCTATGCTTAGAAGAAATATCATGATTATCATCTCAGTTACTATAGCTATTGCTATCTTAGCAGCTATTATAAGCGCTATCATAAGCAAATCTATAACTAAGCCTATTCACAGAATAACTGAACTAGTTAATCGTATCGCCATGCTAGACATCAAAGAAACTTCTGAGTTTGATGATATAGTAAACTACAAGGATGAAACTGGGATAATAGGAAAAGCTGTATTTGATTTAAGACAAAATCTAAGAGATATAGTAAATACCCTAAGCGAAGATTCCAAAGTTCTCTCTCAGACAGCGGCAGCGATGAGCGACGGAGCCAACGCAGGATATAGCTCTGTAAATGGAGTAAATGAAGCTGTTACAGAATTTGCAAAAGGTGCTCAAAGTCAAGCTAACGAAGCTCAAATAAGTGTTGAGATGCTAAGCAAGCTAGCTGAGCAAATAAAATATGCAGATAACAACGCTAGCGAGCTTCAAGCCTTTACAACTAATGTGACTGAGAAAAACCAAGATGGACTAAAATCCGTGGAAAATCTAAACGTAGAATTTGAAAAAACTCTCACAATCACTACTTCACTTGGAAATAATGTAAACACTCTAGCTGATAAATCTACTCTAATCGAAGACATAGTAGGTGTAATCCAAAACATAGCAGACCAAACAAACCTACTTGCACTAAACGCCGCTATAGAAGCTGCTAGAGCTGGAGAAAGCGGAAGAGGATTTGCAGTTGTTGCTGATGAAATACGAAAGCTAGCTGAACAAACTTCAAAATCTACAGATCAAATAAAAAATATAATCGATGAAATACAAGGGGAAATCTCCTTAATAAAAAACAACATGTCAGAAACTCAAACAGCAGTAGAAGGTGCTACTGGAGAAATGGGCAGAGTACTGAATTCATTTGATGAAATAGAAGAATCACTTTCTAATACCGTAAAACAACTAGATGAGCTAACTATCAATATCAGCTCAATAAACGATAATAAAGAAGGTGTTCTAAGTGCTATAGAAGGTATTTCTGCAATCACAGAAGAAAATGCTGCTTCTGCTGAAGAAATAGCTGCTACTACTGAAACTCAGCTAGACCTAATGGAAAACATTACAAAGAGCTCCAGACATCTATCAGAAGTAGCTTCAAAGCTAGATTCTATAATAAAAAAATTCTCATTATAA
- a CDS encoding PTS ascorbate transporter subunit IIC, with protein MSENRKKQIPLRLSAKLYDAIASWAEDDFRSVNGQIEYLLTECVRQRKKNGKYVSDELDIPPELDVE; from the coding sequence ATGAGTGAAAATCGCAAAAAACAAATTCCTTTGCGATTATCGGCCAAGCTTTATGATGCGATTGCCTCTTGGGCTGAAGATGATTTTAGATCAGTAAATGGGCAAATAGAATACCTGCTTACAGAATGCGTGAGACAGCGTAAAAAAAATGGAAAATATGTTTCTGATGAACTTGATATACCACCTGAACTGGATGTTGAGTAA
- a CDS encoding nitroreductase family protein: protein MNELYNMIYKRKSIRKFDSSLSVSDEELELIKSQFEKVIPLIPEIKIKFEIVKKSETTAKYGEYALLFYSENKDNYLLNAGYVLEQMDLFMASINIGVCWYGMAKPKSDFGSGLDYVIMLVFGKSKETDFRTDFSNCKRKSEAELFSGDFDKEILNLVRYAPSACNSQPWRASFDDNKIKIYRNTKVKSFIPFVKLPYYNSLDMGIFLCYLEIILNKHEYKLERTIINKNEKDSLGWIEIAEYKL from the coding sequence ATGAACGAGTTATATAATATGATTTACAAAAGAAAATCTATAAGAAAATTTGATTCTAGCCTTAGTGTATCTGATGAGGAGCTAGAGCTAATAAAAAGCCAGTTTGAAAAAGTAATTCCACTTATTCCAGAGATTAAAATTAAATTTGAAATAGTAAAAAAATCAGAAACAACAGCTAAATATGGTGAATATGCTCTGCTTTTTTATAGCGAGAATAAGGATAATTATCTATTAAACGCAGGCTATGTGTTAGAACAGATGGATTTATTTATGGCATCTATAAACATAGGAGTCTGTTGGTATGGAATGGCGAAACCAAAGTCTGATTTTGGAAGTGGTCTTGACTATGTGATTATGCTTGTATTTGGAAAAAGCAAAGAAACAGATTTTAGAACAGATTTTTCAAACTGCAAAAGAAAATCTGAAGCGGAATTATTTAGTGGGGATTTTGATAAAGAAATACTAAACCTAGTAAGATATGCACCTAGCGCCTGTAACTCTCAGCCTTGGAGAGCTTCATTTGATGATAATAAAATTAAGATTTATAGAAATACAAAAGTAAAATCCTTTATTCCATTTGTGAAGTTGCCTTATTACAATTCGCTTGATATGGGGATATTTCTCTGCTACCTAGAGATAATTTTAAATAAGCATGAGTATAAGCTTGAAAGAACTATCATAAATAAAAATGAAAAGGATAGTTTAGGGTGGATAGAAATAGCGGAATATAAGCTTTAA
- a CDS encoding PIN domain-containing protein, which produces MIDEYIYVDYENVQDIKVEFIKNTSKVIILIGNEQIKIPIDLVQKLQPMGNLVEWIRVNGKGRNALDFYISFFLGRDVTKDKNKHFVIYSKDTGYDPLITYLKNDGIKIRRIVSFQELRKDSEIKFDEAGINRIKDNLSKVASNKRPKKKTSLKGYIKSMLPKINDKDIDKIMEGLFIKKLIFEENGLIKYDLQKKA; this is translated from the coding sequence ATGATTGATGAATATATTTATGTAGACTATGAGAATGTTCAAGATATTAAAGTCGAATTTATTAAAAATACATCAAAAGTGATTATTTTAATTGGAAATGAACAAATAAAAATTCCAATTGATTTGGTTCAAAAATTACAACCTATGGGGAATTTAGTAGAATGGATTAGAGTAAATGGAAAAGGAAGAAATGCACTTGATTTTTATATTAGTTTTTTCTTAGGAAGAGATGTTACAAAAGACAAAAATAAACATTTTGTGATTTACTCTAAAGACACTGGATATGATCCATTAATAACATATTTAAAAAATGATGGCATTAAAATAAGAAGAATAGTTAGTTTTCAAGAGCTTAGAAAAGATAGTGAGATAAAATTTGATGAGGCTGGAATTAATAGAATAAAAGACAATTTATCTAAAGTTGCAAGTAATAAAAGACCAAAAAAGAAAACAAGTCTAAAAGGATATATAAAATCTATGTTACCAAAAATAAACGATAAAGATATTGACAAAATCATGGAAGGATTGTTTATAAAAAAATTGATTTTTGAAGAAAACGGGTTGATTAAATATGATTTACAAAAGAAAGCATAA